A single region of the Ptychodera flava strain L36383 chromosome 9, AS_Pfla_20210202, whole genome shotgun sequence genome encodes:
- the LOC139140048 gene encoding ADP-ribosylation factor-like protein 6-interacting protein 6 yields the protein MGKFGRARAVKRLTFSEKSTSESAEIKSGTQSLPEISQSNNVPHDHGIHLGDYQHWQQSNVLSHTLYQYCYCGDDYVMTVLLLYLCGISSVLYVLSHPTVIQEFSQMFSEENNVASYLYYFLGVFSSCLVALLAGLVCGGFSCRVVYCDSLQPGVQPPTPVSPRKYRIQSGHTFHLNYIMAIANGIATFFITLWWMLFR from the exons ATGGGGAAATTTGGGAGGGCAAGAGCTGTAAAACGATTGACATTCAGTGAAAAGAGTACAAGTGAGAGTGCTGAGATCAAAAGCGGAACGCAAAGTTTACCAGAGATTTCTCAATCGAACAATGTGCCTCATGACCACGGTATCCACCTGGGCGATTACCAACATTGGCAACAAAGCAATGTTTTGTCGCACACTCTATACCAGTACTGTTATTGTGGCGATGATTACGTTATGACCGTTCTTCTACTGTATTTATGCGGCATTTCCTCAGTTTTATATGTTCTAAGCCATCCAACAGTAATACAAG aaTTTTCACAGATGTTTAGTGAAGAAAACAATGTAGCATCATATCTTTATTACTTTTtag GTGTGTTTTCATCATGCCTAGTTGCATTACTGGCTGGCTTAGTCTGTGGTGGTTTCTCCTGCAGAGTTGTATACTGTGATTCCTTGCAGCCGGGAGTTCAACCTCCGACCCCAGTGTCACCAAGGAAATACAG GATACAATCTGGACACACCTTCCACCTGAATTATATCATGGCCATTGCAAATGGAATTGCTACCTTCTTTATCACTCTCTGGTGGATGTTATTTCGATGA